A portion of the Musa acuminata AAA Group cultivar baxijiao unplaced genomic scaffold, Cavendish_Baxijiao_AAA HiC_scaffold_580, whole genome shotgun sequence genome contains these proteins:
- the LOC135661919 gene encoding ATP synthase subunit a, chloroplastic: MNVIPCSIKTLKGLYDISGVEVGQHFYWQIGGLQVHAQVLITSWVVIAILLGSVILAVRNPQTIPTGGQNFFEYVLEFIRDLSKTQIGEEYGPWVPFIGTMFLFIFVSNWSGALLPWKIIQLPHGELAAPTNDINTTVALALLTSVAYFYAGLSKKGLGYFGKYIQPTPILLPINILEDFTKPLSLSFRLFGNILADELVVVVLVSLVPSVVPIPVMFLGLFTSGIQALIFATLAAAYIGESMEGHH, from the coding sequence atgaatgttataccatgttccattaaaacactcaaggggttatacgatatatcgggtgtagaagtaggccaacatttctattggcaaataggaggtttacaagtccatgcccaagtacttatcacttcttgggtagtaattgctatcttattaggttcggtgatcctagctgttcggaatccacaaaccattccgaccggcggtcagaatttcttcgaatatgtccttgaatttattcgagacttgagcaaaacccagattggagaagaatatggtccttgggttccctttattggaactatgttcctatttatttttgtttctaactGGTCAGGTGCTCTTTTACCTTGGAAAATTATACAGTTACCTCATGGGGAGTTAGCTGCGCCCACGAATGATATAAATACTACTGTTGCTTTAGCTTTACTCACGTCAGTCGCATATTTTTATGCGGGTCTTAGCAAAAAAGGATTGGGTTATTTTGGGAAATACATTCAACCAACTCCAATACTTTTACCAATTAACATCCTAGAAGATTTCACAAAACCCTTATCTCTTAGTTTTCGACTTTTCGGGAATATATTGGCTGATGAATTAGTAGTTGTCGTTCTTGTTTCTTTAGTCCCTTCAGTAGTTCCTATACCTGTCATGTTTCTTGGATTATTTACAAGTGGTATTCAAGCTCTTATTTTTGCAACGTTAGCTGCGGCTTATATAGGTGAATCCATGGAGGGTCATCATTGA
- the LOC135661916 gene encoding ATP synthase subunit alpha, chloroplastic, translating to MVTLRADEISNIIRERIEQYSREIKIVNTGTVLQVGDGIARVHGLDEVMAGELVEFQEGTIGIALNLESNNVGVVLMGDGLMIQEGSSVKATGRIAQIPVSEGYLGRVINALAKPIDGRGEISASESRLIESPAPGIISRRSVYEPLQTGLIAIDSMIPIGRGQRELIIGDRQTGKTAVATDTILNQKGQNVICVYVAIGQKASSVAQVVTTFREKGAMEYTIVVAETADSPATLQYLAPYTGAALAEFFMYRGQHTLIIYDDLSKQAQAYRQMSLLLRRPPGREAYPGDVFYLHSRLLERAAKSNSSLGEGSMTALPIVETQSGDVSAYIPTNVISITDGQIFLSADLFNAGIRPAINVGISVSRVGSAAQIKAMKQVAGKSKLELAQFTELEAFAQFASDLDKATQNQLARGQRLRELLKQSQSDPLAVEEQIATIYTGANGYLDPLEIGQVKKFLSQLRSYLKNNKPKFQEIISSTKTFTEEVEFLLKEAIQEQIELFLLQEQT from the coding sequence atggtaacccttcgagccgacgaaattagtaatattattcgtgagcgtattgaacaatatagtagagaaataaagattgtgaataccggtaccgtacttcaagtaggcgacggaattgctcgtgttcatggtcttgatgaagtaatggcaggtgaattagtagagtttcaagagggtacaataggcattgctctgaatttggaatcaaataatgttggcgttgtattaatgggtgatggtttgatgatacaagagggaagttccgtaaaagcaacaggacgaattgctcagatacctgtgagtgagggttatttgggtcgtgttataaatgctctggctaaacctattgatgggagaggtgaaatttcagcttctgaatctcggttaattgaatctcctgccccaggtattatttctagacgttctgtatatgagcctcttcaaacggggcttattgccattgattcgatgatccctataggacgcggtcagcgagaattaattattggggacagacagaccggcaaaacagccgtagccacagatacgattctcaatcaaaaaggtcaaaatgtaatatgtgtttatgtagctattggtcaaaaagcatcttctgtggctcaggtagtgactactttccgggaaaagggggcgatggaatatactattgtggtagccgaaacggcggattcacctgctacattacaatacctcgctccttatacgggagcggctctggctgagttttttatgtatcgtggacaacatactttaataatttatgatgatctctccaaacaggcacaagcttatcgccaaatgtctcttctattaagaagacctcccggtcgtgaagcttatccaggagatgttttttatttgcattcacgacttttggaaagagccgctaaatcaaattctagtttaggtgaaggaagtatgaccgctttaccgatagttgagactcaatctggagacgtttcagcttatattcctactaatgtaatttccattacagatggacaaatattcttatctgccgatctattcaatgctggaatccgacctgctattaatgtgggtatttccgtttccagagtaggatccgcagctcaaattaaagccatgaaacaagtagccggcaaatcaaaattggaactagcgcaattcacagagttagaagcctttgcacaattcgcttctgatctcgataaagctactcagaatcaattggcaagaggtcaacgattacgcgagttgcttaaacaatcccaatcagaccctctcgcagtggaagaacagatagctactatttataccggagcgaatggatatcttgatccgctagaaattggacaggtaaagaaatttctcagtcagttacgtagctacttaaaaaacaataaacctaaatttcaagaaattatatcttctaccaagacattcaccgaggaagtagaatttcttttgaaggaagctattcaagaacagatcgaactgtttttacttcaggaacaaacataa